The sequence tcatcaatcaTTGTATCAtccaatatatatatatatatataaaaataatacatatatatatatatataaaatatactttttttttttttcaattttattctctcctaaataaaaagaaaaagaaaaataaataaaaataaaaatatgcATCTTAATAAATACCTaaaccccttttttttttttttaccaaaataaaatttataataataatcctaaTAGTCCTATATTATAAtcctaataaaaataataaaaaaaatagaataaaagtttatttgTTAGTGActgtattttcaattttaaaaaggtttttaaattaattggatttggaaaataaaaataaattgagaTTTGGGTAGTCAAATTTGCTatgttaaagaaaaaaaaaaatacaaaattaaaatagtcTTAAAGAATcctatattttttaaaaaacaattctttTTACCAGAGCCATATTTTCATTCCgaaagatgaaaaaaaaaaatctaaattctaaaaatgtaACAATTTTCGGACCTTAAcacaaaatatttttcaaattcggaaattttcaaataaaaatttttattttttgcgAGTTGTTCTCAATATTGAAtgaaaccaaaaaaaaaaaaaaaaaaaaaaaaaaaaaaataaaaaataaaaaaaaaaaagaactgttcaaatgtatttttttttttagtttttaaatattgccattattttttttttttttttttttatttattttatttatttatttttttttttttttttttttttttcaaaaacaatgaaacaaaatcaaaattacgaaaattaaaagaattttcgATACTTTTATTGCATCATGTATGTTCCAGAAAACGATTATTGAATAGAACGAgagttgattttttaatttatcttgtCAATGCCACAttgcatttttttattattataaatgtGGTGCGATCCTTTCGAAACTGAAATTTATTGAGCAATcgtaatgaattaatttaatttgtaatgaaaaaggtttttttaaaaaaaattaaaagaacagATCTATATTAATTTGCGAGTTATCcgttcaattattttttttttttttttaaccagtTTTTGTGAATCctataccaaaaaaaaaaaaaaataaaataaaaacaaataataataataataataataataataataataataataataataataataataataataataataataaaaataaaaaaaataataataataataatttaataaaataataataataataaaaaaaataaaaaaaattaataaattccttatattaaaaaaaaaaattaattaattttattatttttttttttttttttttgattcgAATCGAGGTGTCAaatcttttcaaaaaaaaaaaaaaaaaaaaaaaaaaaaaaaaaaaaaaaaaaaaaaaatttccccCAAACCACCGTTCaccaaatttataaaaataaccaCTGCttataataaaactaaaaaagatttttttattggataTGAAATAATATCAAAGGTGTCacaaaaccaattttttttttttttttttttttttatttatttatttattttttaatgattaccaatttttttttctttttttttttttttttcttttttttttttccaaactttttttttataaaataaaattaaaaaaaaaaaaaaaaaaaaaaaaaggaaaaaagaaaatcttAATAGGGTTccaatttaaaacaaaattaattttaaagaaaacgatcaaaatttattttttttttaatttttttttttttaatttttcttttaagaAAAAGTCTGCATAGATCCACAACTCCGGATTTGGAAAgagaatcttttttttttttttttcagtttttcaacaaaaaaatttgattttaaaaaaaatcaaaaaaaaaaaaaaaaaaaaaaattaaaaattaaaaaaattattttttaaaaaaacctgaaaaatttttttctttttttttttttttattattttttttttttgaatatcgCCCACcccttttttaaaagaaatattataccactaaaaaaaaaatatatatatacatatatatttcacacatataaaaataaaaaatagtaatcaaaaattaatttgatttcataaataaataaataacagtagtcaccaaaaaaaaaaaaaaaataaaaaaaaataaataaaaaaaaaaataaaataaaataaaataaaaaaaaaaataaaataaaaataaaaaaaataaaaaataattaaaaaaaaaaaaaaaatattaaaaaaagatccCAACATAAAtcgaaatttttttttttttttttttgtggatACAATACAACACAActgcaaataataataataataataatataatatacgacaaaattaaaagcaataatttaaataaaataataaaataaaataataaaattaaattattaataataaataatacacaaataaaaaataatttaaataaaataaaataaaaaaaataaaaaaaaaataaaaaaaaaaaataaaaaaaaaaaaaaaaaaaaaaaaaatacatataaaaaaaaaataataataataataataaaaaaacaccaaggaaaaaaaaaaaatgttattaaaaGAGATTATAAGGGAGGAGTTGGAAGAGGATTACTACAATTACTATAATAACCTTGGGGAATATTCCACAGGTAAAGGTGAtgatattaaagaaattacgAATAATAGTCAAAATAAaaccaacaataataataatattacaattttaacatcctataattataataataataataataataataataataataataataataataataataataataataataataataataataataataataataataataataataataataataacaatctTTTTGTGAGCCATAGTTCAATTCTTAGAAGCAGTTCATCACCATCCTCATCAGAGTCAGATGAATATAGTAatggcaataataataacaatagtatcATTAATGacttatcatcatcatcatcatcatcatcatcgtcgtcatcatcatcatcatcatcaattacatcaccatcatcaaacCATGCATATTCACCATACAATAGAAGCCACAAAGGCATTAAAAtatcaccaaataataaacaagttTCATCATCAGGTTTATTAGGATCAACAATGGTCTCTACTTCATTAATAATGGGTGCttctaatattaataataataataataataataataataataataataataataataataataataataataataataataataataataataataataatataaatatcatcaacaatagtaacaccaataataatagtagtaatagtaataataccatcaatacatttaattttaataataatctaaataatttaaacagtattaataacaatctaaataattatagtaataatatgaatattaataatcaacatAATCACCAATTCAACCactacaataataataacaacaacaataacaacaataataataataacagtgataataataatatacatTTCTCGAATAATGGCAACATGAACATATATAATCCCAatctttcaaattttaataataataataataataataataataataataataataacaataataataataacaatagtaatattaataacaataataataataacaaacaAATTGGTAATATTGTTGCTAAAGATGATGCAGAGCAATTAAAGGAGTCTTGGAAAAaagtatgtattttttaaatatatgatttttatttttttttattattttttttaaaatataatattaatgatgttattatttttttatttttttttaaactttcttcagataaaagaaattagtaatgaatttataaaacttTCAAAATTAGCAACAAAATCAGATttacaatcaattgatttaattccaGAATTAAGATCAAAAGTAATGGAtctcaataattttttacatGTTATCGAAGAAAAaggtgaattattaaaaactgaTGAAAGACAACAAAAGAAGAGAATGGAATCTGACAAAAATGCTGAAAAGAGagtaagttttatttattttatttgtttttttttcctcaCACGGtgcaacttttttttatgtggattaattatttttgagTCAATTAGCtgtcaaatttttttttttttttatttttttttggtgaaaGGCATTTTATTCGGAACTATCCTTTAAAATTCCAACAgccactttttttaattttttttttattttaaaaaattacacCCAACcacaaaagatatttttttttttttttttttttttttttttttttttttttttttttttttttttttttttttttttttttccacaactaattttaattaatttattaaaataacgTATAGGAAAAAAGAAGAGAAGCATCAAGATTATTGAATAATGTTTGCAGAAATTGTAAAACAACAGAAACACCTGAATGGAGAAAGGGACCAGATGGCACCAAGAGTTTGTGTAATGCGTGTGGTTTACATTATGCCAAAAATGTGAAAAGAGAAGCTGCTGGTTTGCATCATTTGAATGAAGTTGGTAAAAAGGTTGATTTAACTTCGATTCTAAATTAATAGAGTCAGtaagagagagagagagagaagaaaaagagaaattaattttaattcctCTTTTTTTGCGTTATGTGTATATATGATATcgaattttaatatatataaaaaaaaaaaaagaaaaaaaaaaccaagaaaaaaaaagtgaaatttAAGATTAAAACCCGAAGACTAGTTTTATTACCATTCTTTgtcaaattttaatcaaatcgattttttttttttttaaaaaaaaaaaataaaactattttcttcatttaattCTCCTAATTATAATATTCGGGTTTATTTgtccccaaaaaaaaaaaaaaaaaacaaaacaaaaataattacatttacaaaatataaaaattaaataaaaaattgtataaaaattttttttttttgggttaaaataaaaatagtaaatcaggattttatttttactatttttatttttttatttttgtgtttaggaaaaataaattagcaTAGTTATTAATTAGTtatcccatttttttttttcccgttatgtattttttttttttttttttaaaataatagcCCATATAGATAATAGGAGTGTGGTGAGTATgtggaaattaaaattttaaaattaattttaattcattgtTTAAAATTGGCATATatatctaataatttttaattttttttttttttttttacaatggGGTTAATATCTTAAAATTGTGGGTGGGTTATGTAGTTTAACACTTAAAATAAGAAATTGGATTCTAATTTCTTAATATTGTGATCGCCATACATAATGTAATTAAGGagggtttctttttttgtgtttacttttagcttttttttttgttttttatttttaaaattatttttttaaatttacactTATTctaaaattgttattttacTCATAGTTTCATTTCCATATTTTCCCCCTactaatatataattattatatatgaataattaatatacaataagttttctaaaaaaaaaaaaaaaaaatttgaaaaaaaaaaataaatataaaacttttttatttatttctcccttttttaatatataatttatattttcttaatttattaattatttttttaataaaaagaaaattatttaaccaaataaaaatttgcttttaacaaaaaaaaaaaaaaaaaaaaaaacaatcaacaattgtttaattaaatctataaataaaaaaatatttttaatttaaaaaatacaattcaccttaataaaaaaaaaaaaaaaaaaaaaatgacaattataagtaaatattattaataaattatttttttttgttataataaattaaaatatctaattacattttttttttaaaaaaaaaataattatagaaTCATTaacatcaatttcaaaaatatcagttaatcaaaaagaaaaaattaatacatCCAATAATGATAGATTAAATTTCCAAACTCAAAACGAAAATTCAAGATGGAAGATTCCTTCATACATTATATATAACGTTAAATACAGATTAATTGCAtattgttaataaaattaaaaaaatgtaaaataacGTTtaggaaataaataaataaaataatcttttttgtACCttaattaacttttttttttttttttaaataaaaagtaaaatttaagatttttattattttattatttttttttttttatttagttgtATATACTCTATTTACTTTCAAACCAAGATATTTTAAACTTTGAAATTTGGTTTACATTTCTAAAAGAGGAACttctaaaataattaaaataataatggacaATTAGTAAAGCTTCCCCAgggtattaataaaattttaataaattagaaaacttttaattttttacacTTTTAACAATTAGCAAGtccaaattaataaaataaagtattgttcaaaattatatctttatattttatttttgttttttttttattttttttttttttaaaaggatGGGTTggtttgtttttaaaataaaataaaaaaaataaaatattttttaaaagtttatatgttacataataaatatatagatATAtgtatctctttttttttctttttttattattactttttttttaatttaaaaaataaagaaaaaaaaaaaggattatatataaatttgtttttttttttttttaaatttttttttttttttttaggctTTTACTCTTGAAGAAGTTCCAGAATTTTGAGTGATAGTTTTAGTAACGATTTCAGAGGATAATTCAGAAGGAGAGGAGACATGTAAATCAACATGATATGGATGGAATAATTGTTTAACAGTACCAGAATGAGTACCAAGTTTAGCTCTAAACATACGATTGATATCTTCACCAACGAAATCGATGAAAGCAAATTTGATGGTATCAGAGAGATCGAATCTTTCAACTTCACGAACTAAGCCATAAGCAACGATCTTTGAATTCAAATGGCCGACCAATTCATCAACACCACCATTTCCTTTAGCAATGACAGTTAAAGTGGTATCATTTTTATAACCAACTAAACACCAATTAGTGTCAGTACTATCGGATCTAACATCTTTGATTGTATCTCTAACTTGTTGTTCATCATCGAAACCAAGTGTTGAACCACTTGATTTTGGCACAGCTGATGGTGTTGTAAATTTACTACCAGCACCAGCAAATGTTTTACCGGTTGTGTTTGAACCTTGAGTTGAAGCACTTGATGAACTGTAACTTGAGGTCATAcgaccaccactaccacgtGATTGAGCATCATCACTCAATACCATTGATGCTTTACCTGATGCTTTTGCAACGGTTTCCTCTACAATctcttttgaaatttctgATTTAACTGTACATTTAATATCAACATGATATGGTGTAACTAACTGATTTACAAATCCAGT comes from Dictyostelium discoideum AX4 chromosome 2 chromosome, whole genome shotgun sequence and encodes:
- the gtaH gene encoding GATA zinc finger domain-containing protein 8, which produces MLLKEIIREELEEDYYNYYNNLGEYSTGKGDDIKEITNNSQNKTNNNNNITILTSYNYNNNNNNNNNNNNNNNNNNNNNNNNNNNNNNNNNNNNNLFVSHSSILRSSSSPSSSESDEYSNGNNNNNSIINDLSSSSSSSSSSSSSSSSSITSPSSNHAYSPYNRSHKGIKISPNNKQVSSSGLLGSTMVSTSLIMGASNINNNNNNNNNNNNNNNNNNNNNNNNNNNNNNINIINNSNTNNNSSNSNNTINTFNFNNNLNNLNSINNNLNNYSNNMNINNQHNHQFNHYNNNNNNNNNNNNNNSDNNNIHFSNNGNMNIYNPNLSNFNNNNNNNNNNNNNNNNNNNNSNINNNNNNNKQIGNIVAKDDAEQLKESWKKIKEISNEFIKLSKLATKSDLQSIDLIPELRSKVMDLNNFLHVIEEKGELLKTDERQQKKRMESDKNAEKREKRREASRLLNNVCRNCKTTETPEWRKGPDGTKSLCNACGLHYAKNVKREAAGLHHLNEVGKKVDLTSILN